The Oryzias melastigma strain HK-1 unplaced genomic scaffold, ASM292280v2 sc01649, whole genome shotgun sequence nucleotide sequence TTGCATTTcactttgtttagtttaatgGTAACCAGtggattttggttgttttgtgatttatttgttcacttcctgtttcaggacTCCAGTGATTTTGGTTCCCTTTGACAGgcctgtttaaaattaaaaatgttttctttgtactttgtattttatattttggaacTGATGTTTAAtgggagacatttttttttattatgtttaatttattaaaagtaaaatgcaaattactgttttcttatatgtgtttaattttttgattaacAATTGGGTTGGTTTGGTGAAGGGGTGGGGCTAGCCACCTATAAAAGAGGACCTCTTTTCAAAATTGAGGCCTCCTGTTTGTATGGCTTGATGATTCAGCACTGTGGGTTATTTCCTGCCATACttttccttggaaaaaaaatggatgatttGCAAAAGccaacataaaagaaaagagacactTGACATCTTGTGTGGACAGTGGTTTGTTCTTCTGACATTGaagatgcaataaaaacaatatctCCTGTTTTTCTCCTAAACTTTTGAAGAactttcccagccagcaaggccaagtgggccccacatggttcaaaagtgggcagagaatgtggaccccaattgggtttgtccacagtttctgtggtggccccagctgtgtttgcccacatttgCTTCGCTGCATAGAGACTGCAGGCCTGGACAgcgaccctgctagctctgctgactcctgggcggcagcacttgcttgctttgccggaccctgggcagcggaacttgctacgctgtccaccgggcgactggctagcatagccacctaagccaatgtgggcaaacacagctggggccaccagacaaacccaattggggcccacattctctgcccacttttgaaccatgtgGCGTGAAAACTGCTACGGCAAACCCCTTCTGGCATGAAGGCATGAAGTTGAGTGGCATGGCATGGACTGCAGTGGCAGAGAATCCTGCCATTGCAGCAAAGGTTCTCCTGCTGGATCCAAGGTGGTCGGGTTATACTGTCAGGGATGGTgatgaaggacccaaatgcaggaaacaggaaattgtggcagaaactcaaacattgACTACATAAGCTCAACcataacaaaaccaggagaacaaaccagtgCCGTGACAGAACAGATCAGATGACTTGACAATAAGAACTgcaaaccagacacttaaatacactgaggttgttTAACTAACTGAAATCAGCTGTGgttgattaacctgaacatggtgagactgactgACAAAGcatgacaaaaccaaagcactGGATCATGACAGATGAGGTTCggatcagttttttattttaattttttccgtctttctttttttaattacttaactAACCACAATTACTGAAAACAAATCCACACTTTTatagagaaacattttttattttgtaaagtgaTTATGGTAAGCCATTCGCATAAATCACAAAGGGGTTAACTTTTCTGTATCATCATCTGCAATAAACATAAACCAATtgagtcttaaaaaaaagacgcTCAGGACTTACTGAGCAGCACTCCACTAAAAGTGGTAGCAAATCCATCTGCCCAAACAGCTGAGTTTGCCAAAATGGTCACATACACTTGGTTCCCCTGTTCTAACTCCAGGAACACGGCGTTGCCAGCATTATCAGCAGGATCAGCGCTTGATGGGTGGTCGTGGATGTCGACAACAACAGCCCCATCCTTCTTGAGTACTAGTCGAATGCGGTCCTCTCCTCCACCGTGAGCAAAGAAGGTGAAGTAATACAGGCCTTTGACAGGCGCAGCGAAGATC carries:
- the LOC112141124 gene encoding complement C1q subcomponent subunit B: MTSSSLLLIFFIGLIEVQYGDAGPPECSSGPDNIMMEIRALKEAMEAREVPKVAFSARTSKDGAYGNLKEDTILTYNAVITNLGNAYNPATGIFAAPVKGLYYFTFFAHGGGEDRIRLVLKKDGAVVVDIHDHPSSADPADNAGNAVFLELEQGNQVYVTILANSAVWADGFATTFSGVLLSKS